Proteins encoded together in one Lathyrus oleraceus cultivar Zhongwan6 chromosome 5, CAAS_Psat_ZW6_1.0, whole genome shotgun sequence window:
- the LOC127087946 gene encoding uncharacterized protein LOC127087946 has translation MEGIEGESSHKGLGSSSSKYTLQPSRINNEDILFCVDIDPQSMAEMKGATGPNGRPLTRLDAIKQAIILFVNAKLTINPHHRFAFATLSSSVSWLKKDFSSEVESTIAAMRALTATKSSSQPDLTTLFRLATHESRKSRAQGRILRVILFYCRSNVRPLHQWPVNQKIFTLDVMYLHDKPGPDNCPQEVYDTLVETLEHVTEYEGYIWESGQGLARVLFRHVLILLSHPQQRCVQDNVDIPKLLTKKAPQTEPMAIEDTAPVPGSSQ, from the exons ATGGAAGGGATTGAAGGAGAAAGCAGCCATAAGGGTTTGGGAAGCAGCAGCAGCAAGTACACTCTGCAACCCTCTCGAATCAACAATGAAGATATCCTATTCTGTGTGGATATTGATCCTCAATCCATGGCTGAGATGAAGGGTGCTACTGGTCCTAATGGAAGACCCCTCACCCGTTTAGATGCCATTAAGCAAGCCATCATTCTCTTTGTCAACGCCAAACTCACCATCAATCCTCACCATCGGTTTGCTTTTGCTACTCTCTCCAGTTCTGTCTCATGG TTGAAGAAAGATTTTAGCAGTGAAGTTGAGTCAACTATTGCAGCAATGCGAGCGCTGACAGCTACTAAATCTAGCAGTCAACCAGACCTTACTACTTTGTTTCGACTTGCTACTCATGAATCTAGAAAATCCCGTGCGCAGGGTCGCATTTTAAGAGTG ATTTTATTCTACTGCCGATCAAACGTGCGTCCGCTGCATCAGTGGCCTGTGAACCAGAAGATATTCACTTTGGATGTCATGTACCTTCATGACAAACCCGGACCTGACAATTGCCCCCAGGAGGTGTATGATACATTAGTGGAAACTCTTGAACATGTTACTGAATACGAGGGTTATATCTGGGAGAGTGGACAAGGGTTAGCTAGGGTTCTTTTCCGTCATGTGTTAATTCTATTGTCGCATCCTCAACAGCGCTGTGTACAAGATAATGTTGACATCCCAAAATTGCTTACGAAGAAAGCTCCTCAGACTGAGCCAATGGCTATTGAAGATACTGCTCCAGTTCCAGGATCCAGCCAGTGA
- the LOC127087947 gene encoding uncharacterized protein LOC127087947 codes for MEEGDNILDVIYDEDTLDDDDVDMVDVEEGELVEPNSKISVGQSSVGDITEAKQESHGENSKCGASKKKRKRNKKKRKGLGFKVMDIDRFVSDICYRLKEKKTYMVYTAAGCLGISALSDIVKEVDAIQTCGGQKTADGRRHRTGGGILWNIIKVREPNAYKEIMEKAKEFEKQLRQPIFKQLNVPKQEDSSQGVAFSFAGSDQGNVSNSAFHASETQNQHEPVTSKEKSISVHDRLRIPVSYDDDLLGENPVNHAT; via the exons ATGGAGGAAGGAGATAACATTCTCGATGTTATATACGATGAGGATACTTtagatgatgatgatgttgacatGGTTGATGTTGAAGAAGGAGAGTTGGTAGAGCCGAATTCGAAAATTTCTGTGGGACAAAGTAGTGTTGGAGATATCACTGAAGCAAAACAAGAATCTCATGGTGAGAACTCAAAGTGTGGAGCTAGcaagaagaagaggaagaggaacaagaaaaagagaaagggtTTGGGATTTAAAGTCATGGATATAGACAG ATTTGTGTCAGATATCTGTTATCGTCTGAAAGAGAAAAAGACATATATGGTATACACTGCTGCAGGTTGTCTTGGAATCTCTGCATTGAGTGATATCGTCAAAGAG GTTGATGCAATACAAACCTGTGGAGGCCAAAAGACTGCTGATGGTAGACGACACCGGACTGGGGGTGGCATATTGTGGAACATCATAAAAGTTCGGGAACCAAATGCCTACAAAGAGATAATGGAAAAAGCAAAAGAATTTGAG AAGCAATTAAGGCAGCCAATTTTTAAGCAACTAAATGTGCCAAAGCAAGAGGATTCTTCTCAAGGAGTGGCCTTTTCATTTGCTGGCAGTGATCAGGGAAATGTTTCCAACAGTGCATTTCATGCATCAGAAACACAAAATCAACATGAACCAGTTACTTCCAAAGAAAAGTCTATATCTGTTCATGATAGGCTAAGGATACCTGTTTCCTACGACGATGATCTGCTTGGAGAGAATCCAGTCAATCATGCAACCTGA
- the LOC127087948 gene encoding vacuolar-processing enzyme gives MARFQLPTLLLLIATVPLISALHDLAGDFLRLPSQASTFLHDNNEGTRWAILIAGSNGYWNYRHQSDVCHAYQVLRKGGLKEENIIVFMYDDIAYDEENPHPGVIINSPNGENVYKGVPKDYTGEDVTVGNFFAALLGNKSALTGGSGKVVDSGPNDHIFVYYSDHGGPGVLGMPTSPYMYASDLIEVLKIKHAAGTYKSLVFYLEACESGSIFEGLLPEGLNIYATTAANAEESSWGTYCPGENPSPPPEYGTCLGDLYSVAWMEDSDKHNLQTETLHQQYELVKERTSNGNSNYGSHVMQYGDIELSRDSLFLYLGSNPSNENFTFVGRNSLVPPSKAINQRDADLIHFWDKFRKAPQGSPRKIAAEKQVLEAMSHRLHIDDSIKLIGKLLFGMKKGPEVLTSVRPAGQPLVDDWDCLKTLVRTFETYCGSLSQYGMKHMRSFANFCNAGIHREHMAEASAQACTNIPVNPWSSLHSGFSA, from the exons ATGGCCCGCTTTCAACTACCCACCCTCCTCCTCCTCATCGCCACCGTCCCCCTCATCTCCGCTCTCCATGACCTCGCCGGAGATTTTCTCCGATTACCCTCCCAAGCTTCCACATTCCTCCACGACAACAACGAAGGCACCCGATGGGCCATCCTAATCGCTGGATCCAATGGCTACTGGAATTACCGACATCAG TCTGATGTATGTCACGCGTATCAAGTGTTGAGGAAAGGTGGTTTAAAAGAGGAGAATATTATTGTTTTCATGTATGATGATATTGCTTACGACGAAGAGAATCCACATCCTGGAGTCATCATTAACAGTCCAAATGGAGAGAATGTTTACAAGGGAGTCCCTAAg GATTATACCGGTGAAGATGTTACTGTCGGCAATTTCTTTGCTGCTTTGCTTGGAAATAAGTCAGCTCTTACCGGTGGGAGTGGGAAGGTTGTGGATAGCGGTCCCAATGATCATATATTTGTTTACTATAGTGATCATGGAGGTCCTGGAGTGCTTG GGATGCCCACTAGTCCGTACATGTACGCATCCGATCTAATTGAAGTCTTGAAGATAAAACATGCTGCTGGAACTTATAAAAGCCTA GTATTTTATCTAGAGGCATGCGAATCTGGGAGTATCTTTGAAGGTCTTCTTCCTGAAGGTCTGAATATCTATGCAACTACTGCCGCAAACGCAGAAGAAAGCAGTTGGGGAACATATTGTCCTGGGGAGAATCCTAGTCCTCCCCCAGAATATGGAACCTGCCTGGGTGACCTATATAGTGTTGCTTGGATGGAAGACAG TGACAAACACAATTTGCAAACAGAAACTTTGCACCAACAATATGAATTG GTCAAAGAAAGGACTTCAAACGGGAATTCAAATTATGGTTCCCATGTGATGCAATATGGTGACATTGAGCTTAGCAGGGATAGTCTATTCCTATATTTGGGATCAAATCCTTCAAATGAAAATTTTACTTTTGTGGGTAGAAACTCACTAGTGCCACCTTCCAAAGCGATCAACCAGCGTGATGCAGATCTAATCCATTTCTGGGATAAG TTCCGCAAAGCTCCTCAAGGTTCTCCTAGGAAAATTGCAGCTGAGAAGCAAGTTCTGGAAGCAATGTCTCACAGATTGCATATAGATGACAGCATAAAACTTATTGGAAAACTTCTATTTGGCATGAAAAAGGGTCCAGAGGTGCTCACCAGTGTTAGACCAGCTGGGCAGCCTCTTGTTGATGACTGGGACTGCCTCAAAACACTG GTTAGGACCTTTGAGACATATTGTGGATCTCTATCTCAGTATGGGATGAAACACATGCGGTCCTTTGCAAACTTCTGCAACGCAGGAATACACAGAGAGCATATGGCTGAGGCCTCTGCACAAGCATGCACCAATATTCCAGTCAATCCCTGGAGCTCTCTGCACAGTGGTTTCAGCGCATAA